GCAAAGTTCGGATTTGCAAATTTTGCTGAACCGGATTGAGCGGTTGGAGCGCGATATCCGCACGCTGAACCGCCAGGTTGCACGCGGCGTCACGGCGGACCAAGCCGTCGCAGCCGATGCGGCCATGCCAACGGCGGTGACGCCCATGGACACCAAAGAGCTCAAAGCCGCCGGGGGCGAGGGCGCGTTGACGCGGGTCACCGTGCGCATGAACGATATGGAATATGAACTGCGCCAAACCACCGGCATGGTGGAAGACCTGACGTTCCAAATCAATCAGTTGAACCAACGTGTCGACAGCTTGATCACGGGTATGAACTATCGTTTGGGCCGACTGGAAGGCACGGCCCAAGGTGACTTTCCCGCTCCGCAACCGATGCAAACCTTTGGGGGCCAGCCAACGGTGTCTACCGCACCCAGCGTTTCGAGCGTGACCTCGGCCGGGAGATTGGCGCCGCCGACGGCGACCGAGTTGCCTGTGGAAAAAGGCACCGTCAGCAAGGATGGCACCTATATTCCGCCCAAGGGTGCAAACTTTGGCTCGCTTGGAAAAGTGTCGAAGAACTCTGTCGATCAGCTCACCAAAGAAGGTGAAACCAACCCTGCGCAAACGGCCATGGCTCCCGTTGCAAAACCTGCGGCAACGCCCGCGCCTGCAGCCGCACCGCAAAAGACCGGTGTGTTGCCCGAAGGCAGCCCCAAAGAACGCTATCAATTTGCCTTCGGTTTGATGCGTCAAGCCCGCTACACCGAAGCGGAAGCAGCCTTGAAAGAATTTATCGCCGTCCATGGTGACGATGCTTTGGCTGGCAATGCACGCTATTGGCTGGCGGAAACCTTTTACGTGCGCAAATCCTTCATGGACGCGGCGCAAACGTTTTTCGAAGCCTATCAAGGCGCACCCGGAGGCTCCAAAGCCCCCGATAGCCTGTTGAAGCTGGGCATGTCTTTGGCGAATTTGGAAAAATCTGAAGAAGCCTGCGCCACGTTCGGGAAATTGCGCAAGGAATTCACAGATTTGAAGCCCACCGTCGAAAAAACCTTGGACCGCGAAGTCAAACGTCTGAAGTGTAAGTGATGAACCCAGGCTCGCGCGCCGACACCCCTTTAACAGCCGAAGAGTTTTCTCAGCTGGTGCGGGCGTGTCGTCCGGTTGAAGCGGTGCTTCCCAACACCATCGCCGTCGCCGTTTCCGGCGGGGCTGACAGCATGGCGCTGTG
This sequence is a window from Magnetovibrio sp. PR-2. Protein-coding genes within it:
- the ybgF gene encoding tol-pal system protein YbgF, whose product is MTVLRIRFALVGAAVAALVLSIAEPVFAQSSDLQILLNRIERLERDIRTLNRQVARGVTADQAVAADAAMPTAVTPMDTKELKAAGGEGALTRVTVRMNDMEYELRQTTGMVEDLTFQINQLNQRVDSLITGMNYRLGRLEGTAQGDFPAPQPMQTFGGQPTVSTAPSVSSVTSAGRLAPPTATELPVEKGTVSKDGTYIPPKGANFGSLGKVSKNSVDQLTKEGETNPAQTAMAPVAKPAATPAPAAAPQKTGVLPEGSPKERYQFAFGLMRQARYTEAEAALKEFIAVHGDDALAGNARYWLAETFYVRKSFMDAAQTFFEAYQGAPGGSKAPDSLLKLGMSLANLEKSEEACATFGKLRKEFTDLKPTVEKTLDREVKRLKCK